The following proteins are encoded in a genomic region of Limosilactobacillus reuteri subsp. reuteri:
- the tnpC gene encoding IS66 family transposase, with amino-acid sequence MTESLKKQNEALRAQLKKAQEQLERQAATIKQLQEIIFGKKTEVLEQVADGQLSLFDPVDDLNLDQEITEVVKTTTTKVVRHRPAKKQLTRQEFLDQLPQVEEVVSLKTTACPDCQHKMAHIGKRLARREARLKEPELYCANLYEESYKCKHCSQDENDKLVTSKAPMALLPHSYFSSSTMAFIAYLKFNLALPFHRQEGFVQGLGLPVSAKQMASNIIKVSQTYLEPLYQYLSNIIRQEPVIHMDETPFKVVDSPKSQDYFWVTRTTKEFAQHPVVVFHHANTRSGRIIGQIVGNNYPGIIMCDGYKGYSNQLYPQAKFGSCLVHIRREFVKLVKALPKTMKASKAQQAITLLSQVFHSENQLSYQTANEKLVQRQIHVKPLMDKFYNYISQISQPIGQLRKAIQNAIQLKSRVYRVFENGQLPLSNNSVEQSIRPSTLIRKNCLFAKTEEGAKANAVYYSLVETAKLNQLNVQRYLKYLFDHLPESNCQDLAAFLPWSKSVQEECHE; translated from the coding sequence ATGACTGAATCATTAAAGAAACAAAACGAAGCACTACGTGCGCAGTTGAAGAAAGCGCAAGAACAACTTGAACGACAAGCAGCTACGATTAAGCAACTGCAGGAAATAATTTTTGGAAAAAAAACTGAAGTTTTAGAGCAGGTAGCTGATGGACAACTATCACTATTTGATCCAGTTGATGATCTGAACTTGGATCAAGAGATTACTGAAGTAGTTAAAACAACTACGACTAAGGTCGTACGTCATCGACCAGCAAAGAAGCAACTAACTCGTCAAGAGTTTTTAGACCAACTTCCTCAAGTCGAGGAAGTTGTTTCTTTAAAAACGACTGCCTGTCCAGATTGTCAGCACAAAATGGCTCATATTGGAAAACGATTGGCACGACGGGAAGCTAGACTAAAAGAGCCCGAATTGTATTGTGCCAACTTATATGAGGAAAGCTATAAGTGTAAACACTGTAGTCAAGATGAAAATGATAAATTGGTAACTAGTAAGGCGCCCATGGCTTTATTACCACATAGTTACTTTTCAAGCAGTACTATGGCATTCATCGCCTATTTAAAATTTAATCTGGCGTTGCCTTTCCATCGGCAAGAAGGTTTTGTACAAGGGCTGGGATTACCTGTTAGTGCCAAGCAAATGGCCTCGAATATTATTAAAGTTAGTCAAACGTACTTAGAGCCGTTGTATCAGTATTTAAGCAATATAATTAGACAAGAACCAGTCATTCATATGGATGAAACACCTTTTAAAGTCGTTGATAGTCCTAAATCCCAAGACTATTTCTGGGTAACGCGGACAACGAAAGAGTTTGCCCAACATCCGGTTGTAGTCTTTCATCATGCCAATACGCGTTCTGGTAGAATCATTGGACAAATAGTCGGTAATAATTATCCGGGTATTATCATGTGCGATGGGTATAAAGGGTATAGTAATCAACTCTATCCGCAAGCAAAATTTGGTTCGTGCTTAGTGCATATTCGGCGAGAGTTTGTCAAACTGGTTAAGGCACTTCCCAAAACAATGAAGGCGTCCAAAGCGCAACAAGCAATAACTCTTCTTAGTCAGGTTTTCCATTCGGAAAACCAGTTGAGTTATCAAACGGCTAATGAGAAGTTAGTGCAACGGCAAATCCATGTCAAACCGCTAATGGATAAATTTTACAATTACATTAGCCAGATTAGCCAGCCGATTGGACAGTTGCGTAAGGCAATTCAGAACGCCATCCAGTTAAAATCACGAGTGTATCGTGTATTTGAAAATGGACAATTACCGTTAAGCAACAATTCAGTTGAGCAAAGTATTCGGCCATCAACACTAATTCGAAAGAATTGTCTATTCGCAAAAACCGAAGAAGGTGCCAAGGCGAACGCCGTCTACTATAGCTTAGTAGAAACAGCTAAACTAAACCAGCTTAACGTCCAGCGGTACTTAAAATACTTGTTTGATCACCTACCAGAGAGCAATTGTCAAGATCTGGCAGCTTTTTTGCCGTGGTCAAAAAGCGTACAAGAAGAATGTCACGAATAG
- the tnpB gene encoding IS66 family insertion sequence element accessory protein TnpB (TnpB, as the term is used for proteins encoded by IS66 family insertion elements, is considered an accessory protein, since TnpC, encoded by a neighboring gene, is a DDE family transposase.) — MLINWQTPEHVYLVCGKTDLRKGIDGLAMVVAENFGLELYNNSLFLFCGSRNDRFKALYWDDEGFILLYKRYENGSLRWPKNKSEVKELKPAQLNALFTGLSPFPERSIHKIKPGSLY, encoded by the coding sequence ATGCTCATTAATTGGCAGACACCGGAGCATGTTTACCTTGTTTGCGGTAAAACAGACCTCCGTAAAGGAATTGACGGTTTAGCGATGGTAGTTGCGGAGAACTTTGGACTGGAGTTATATAATAATTCGCTTTTTTTATTTTGTGGTAGTCGCAACGATCGGTTCAAAGCCCTTTATTGGGATGACGAAGGCTTCATTCTGCTATATAAAAGATATGAGAATGGGAGTTTAAGATGGCCTAAGAACAAAAGTGAAGTTAAAGAACTAAAGCCAGCGCAACTAAATGCCTTATTTACAGGTCTATCCCCATTCCCCGAGCGAAGCATTCATAAAATTAAACCAGGAAGTTTATATTAA
- a CDS encoding phosphatase PAP2 family protein — MHKKAQIGFGFFCWILFGILLFNVLTKSLFIRSIDTSGFALTAPVSKVKTTILTELTFMGDPVTVGIITIGLMLLLWRRGRATDSVWYGMLQFIGYCLVIFIKYSVTRLRPSFRLIDVSGYSFPSGHTFSTAIFTFTILALLLPYCKVKWQKVILAIVGALWIIIIMYSRVYLRAHFTSDVIGAFLLASGWWSLANSQRAIFFHWLQKPVNKV, encoded by the coding sequence ATGCATAAAAAAGCACAAATTGGATTCGGATTCTTTTGTTGGATTTTATTCGGAATATTACTCTTCAATGTTTTAACTAAATCTCTATTTATTCGTTCAATCGATACAAGTGGTTTTGCGCTGACTGCTCCAGTATCTAAAGTCAAAACCACTATCTTAACTGAATTGACTTTTATGGGTGACCCAGTTACAGTTGGAATTATAACAATCGGCTTAATGCTTCTATTATGGCGGCGCGGAAGGGCAACCGATAGCGTCTGGTATGGCATGTTACAATTTATTGGTTACTGTTTAGTTATCTTCATCAAGTATAGCGTTACTCGTCTTCGTCCCTCCTTTCGGTTAATTGATGTTAGTGGATATAGTTTCCCAAGTGGACATACCTTTTCAACTGCTATTTTCACTTTTACGATCCTAGCTCTCCTTTTACCCTATTGTAAAGTTAAGTGGCAGAAAGTAATCTTAGCAATCGTCGGCGCTCTATGGATCATTATTATTATGTATTCGCGAGTTTATTTACGAGCTCATTTTACTTCCGATGTGATCGGGGCCTTTTTATTAGCTAGTGGATGGTGGTCATTAGCTAATAGTCAGCGCGCTATTTTCTTTCATTGGCTACAAAAGCCAGTTAATAAAGTCTAA
- a CDS encoding chloride channel protein, producing MKETQENISLAIATVVLGIVVGFSSLILSAILDLTEHYFLNFNETNKIPVNINIFPIHRFVSVLIGGIIATIIWYFLQRHYHPVSIKNALNGKEMPLRKTFIHVVTQIFFVGTGNSIGRELAPREAGAAIAQKWSRVLDSYRWLHINDEDKRLLIAAAAGAGFAGVYIAPITGTVFCLEILYRRINTRSVSVSLIMSVIATMIGSILKGFEPYYIVGSRDFSLLSVPLAIVLGLILGVTGTWFKQGVKAASSKRATGKNIFWQLPLLSFSAGAIAAFYPQIMGNGRGLAQLAMNTTTVNSQVLGALLFGLVAKVVVTLFTIKCGGYGGTLTPSIAAGAVIGVFLGIPYMHFFPIVTLTQCAVIGASLFLAASQQAPLMALFMLFEVCHLNFTAFLPLGIGVAISIGISKWMQEAKARTK from the coding sequence ATGAAAGAAACGCAAGAGAACATTTCATTAGCTATTGCAACGGTTGTTCTTGGAATAGTCGTTGGGTTTAGCTCATTGATCCTTAGCGCTATTCTAGATTTAACAGAGCATTATTTTTTAAATTTTAACGAGACAAATAAGATTCCGGTTAATATTAATATTTTTCCTATTCATCGATTTGTCTCGGTGCTAATAGGGGGGATAATCGCTACCATTATTTGGTACTTTCTTCAGCGCCATTATCATCCAGTTAGCATTAAAAATGCCCTAAATGGTAAAGAGATGCCGTTAAGAAAAACATTTATTCACGTAGTTACCCAGATCTTTTTTGTAGGGACTGGGAACTCGATCGGTCGTGAATTAGCCCCACGAGAAGCAGGGGCGGCTATCGCTCAGAAATGGTCCCGAGTGCTTGATTCTTATCGATGGTTGCACATCAATGATGAAGATAAACGTTTATTAATCGCCGCTGCTGCTGGAGCTGGCTTCGCGGGGGTCTATATTGCACCTATTACAGGAACTGTTTTCTGTTTAGAAATTTTATACCGGCGCATTAATACTCGTTCAGTTTCCGTTAGCTTAATCATGTCAGTAATTGCAACGATGATTGGTTCAATTTTAAAAGGATTCGAACCATATTATATTGTCGGAAGCCGTGATTTCTCTTTGCTATCCGTTCCATTAGCAATTGTATTAGGCTTAATCCTTGGAGTAACCGGAACCTGGTTTAAACAAGGAGTTAAAGCAGCTTCTAGTAAACGGGCAACGGGTAAAAATATTTTCTGGCAATTACCACTTTTATCATTCTCAGCAGGAGCAATTGCAGCCTTTTATCCGCAGATTATGGGGAACGGGCGGGGACTTGCTCAATTAGCTATGAATACGACCACTGTCAATTCCCAGGTCCTAGGAGCGCTCTTGTTTGGCCTCGTTGCTAAAGTAGTGGTTACCCTATTTACAATCAAATGTGGGGGCTATGGAGGAACACTGACGCCATCGATTGCCGCTGGAGCAGTTATTGGAGTATTTCTCGGTATTCCTTATATGCACTTTTTCCCGATTGTGACTTTAACGCAGTGTGCAGTTATCGGGGCCTCATTATTTTTAGCAGCATCACAACAAGCACCGTTAATGGCATTATTTATGTTATTTGAAGTTTGTCACCTTAACTTTACAGCTTTTCTTCCCCTGGGGATTGGAGTCGCAATTTCAATTGGAATTTCAAAATGGATGCAGGAAGCAAAAGCAAGGACAAAATAA
- a CDS encoding glycoside hydrolase family 31 protein, producing MNNQLRGYATVDQRITINYQNSSIVLSVITPEIIRVFQDHGEKGASYAIEGNKTIKTNFTVLDHGDHLELTTAALIVKIYDDEKIDVYDKDGHPLIIDYQGKRTPIDRGLDEAHAKLVAAEGHDIAGGSDQDKTYFEVIKSLATDEQIYGLGDKTGYLNKRGYEYDNWNTDNPAPQVESFTRLYKSIPFMLGLKNGHPYGLFFDNPYRSHLDLGKENVNYYFYSAVAGNLDYYIIGGPHLRDIVTNYTYLTGRVPLPQKWVLGYQQSRWGYSVSPEKVQEIATKLRENDLPCDVIHFDIDYMDGYRVFTWNKEKFTDPQAFVSKLRDQGFRVMPIIDPGVKQDKKYKIYKEGIKKGYFVKNPDGTVYVNKVWPGDAVFPDFGREEVQQWWADNCKYLVDTGTAGIWDDMNEPASFEGEIPDNIVFSDGKYLSTHKKLHNVYGHNMAKATYNGLKKYSHKRPYVITRAAYAGTQKYSTVWTGDNQSLWPHLQMMIPQLCNLGMSGFTFAGTDIGGFGADATAEMLTRWIEAALFSPLYRNHASMGTRAQEPWVFGEPTLSIYRKYLKLRYRFIPFLYDLCYKETKNGLGIMRPLVLNYDQDPAVRTMNDEYMVGDELLVAPVVQEGQNTRAVYLPAGEWIDFWNGVEYAGKRSILVETPIDKLPLFVKKNTIIPWGPEVSHISDEPNETMTFRLYGQHASYIHYQDNGLDFAYQGGEYNLYQIKASQNGATIDMLHNGYDKNYRKIFVELNDQKLTFEFDPQTQTYVQQ from the coding sequence ATGAATAACCAATTACGTGGATACGCAACTGTTGATCAAAGGATTACGATTAATTATCAAAACAGTTCAATTGTTTTATCAGTTATTACGCCTGAAATTATTCGGGTATTTCAAGATCACGGTGAAAAAGGAGCATCATATGCTATTGAAGGCAACAAAACAATTAAAACTAACTTTACTGTCTTAGATCATGGTGACCATCTTGAATTAACTACGGCGGCGTTAATTGTAAAAATATACGACGATGAGAAAATAGATGTTTATGACAAAGATGGTCATCCATTAATTATTGATTATCAGGGCAAACGAACACCAATTGACCGTGGATTAGATGAGGCTCATGCAAAATTAGTTGCTGCAGAAGGTCACGATATTGCTGGTGGAAGTGACCAGGATAAGACATATTTTGAGGTAATTAAATCTTTAGCTACTGATGAACAGATATATGGTCTTGGCGATAAAACCGGGTACTTGAATAAACGAGGCTACGAATACGATAACTGGAACACTGATAATCCAGCACCCCAAGTAGAAAGTTTTACCCGGCTTTATAAGTCTATTCCTTTTATGTTAGGTTTAAAGAATGGTCATCCATACGGTCTCTTCTTTGATAATCCTTATCGTAGTCATCTTGATTTAGGAAAAGAAAATGTCAATTACTACTTTTATTCTGCAGTTGCCGGTAATCTTGATTATTACATTATCGGGGGCCCGCACTTGAGGGATATTGTTACAAATTATACTTACCTTACTGGGCGCGTTCCATTGCCACAAAAATGGGTACTAGGTTATCAGCAATCACGTTGGGGGTATAGTGTAAGTCCTGAAAAAGTTCAAGAGATTGCGACTAAATTGCGAGAAAATGATCTTCCCTGTGACGTGATCCACTTTGACATTGACTATATGGATGGTTACCGAGTATTTACTTGGAACAAAGAAAAGTTTACTGATCCTCAAGCATTTGTTTCAAAGTTGAGAGACCAAGGATTTAGAGTAATGCCGATTATTGACCCCGGTGTTAAGCAAGATAAAAAGTATAAAATTTATAAAGAAGGAATTAAGAAAGGATACTTTGTTAAGAATCCTGATGGAACTGTTTATGTTAATAAGGTTTGGCCTGGTGATGCTGTTTTCCCTGACTTTGGCCGAGAAGAGGTACAACAATGGTGGGCTGATAATTGTAAATACCTTGTTGATACCGGAACGGCTGGAATTTGGGACGATATGAATGAACCAGCATCATTTGAAGGTGAAATTCCTGACAACATTGTCTTTAGTGATGGAAAATACCTTTCTACCCATAAGAAATTGCATAATGTTTACGGACACAATATGGCAAAGGCTACTTACAATGGATTAAAGAAATACAGCCATAAACGACCTTATGTCATTACCCGGGCGGCTTATGCGGGAACGCAAAAGTATTCAACCGTCTGGACAGGGGATAATCAAAGTTTGTGGCCTCATTTACAAATGATGATTCCTCAATTATGTAATTTAGGAATGAGCGGCTTCACCTTTGCTGGAACTGATATTGGTGGATTTGGTGCAGATGCGACGGCAGAAATGCTGACACGGTGGATTGAGGCAGCCTTATTTAGTCCTCTCTATCGTAATCATGCTTCAATGGGAACCCGTGCACAAGAACCTTGGGTATTCGGTGAACCAACGCTTTCAATCTACCGGAAGTACTTAAAGTTAAGGTATCGTTTTATTCCATTCTTATACGATCTTTGTTACAAGGAAACAAAGAATGGGCTCGGAATAATGCGTCCGTTAGTATTAAACTACGATCAAGACCCTGCTGTTCGGACAATGAACGATGAATATATGGTTGGCGATGAATTACTAGTTGCTCCAGTAGTCCAAGAAGGCCAAAATACGCGAGCAGTCTACTTGCCAGCAGGGGAGTGGATTGACTTTTGGAACGGTGTTGAATATGCAGGTAAGCGGTCAATTTTAGTCGAAACGCCAATTGATAAGTTACCATTATTCGTTAAAAAGAATACGATTATTCCATGGGGCCCTGAAGTAAGTCATATTAGTGATGAACCTAATGAAACAATGACCTTCCGCTTATATGGACAACATGCCTCATATATTCATTACCAAGATAATGGCCTTGACTTTGCTTACCAAGGCGGTGAATACAACCTTTATCAAATCAAGGCTTCTCAAAACGGAGCAACAATAGATATGCTTCATAATGGTTATGATAAAAATTATCGAAAGATCTTTGTAGAATTAAATGATCAAAAATTGACATTTGAATTTGATCCACAAACACAGACGTATGTCCAACAATAG